In the genome of Megalops cyprinoides isolate fMegCyp1 chromosome 7, fMegCyp1.pri, whole genome shotgun sequence, one region contains:
- the tcea2 gene encoding transcription elongation factor A protein 2 isoform X2, producing the protein MVKDQEVERIAKKLDKMVNKKNTDGAIDLLKELKNIKMSLETLQSTRIGMSVNAVRKQSTEEDVQNLAKSLIKSWKKLLNGSDSKMGEKKKDCSPLTSSSKDSPGSSDLSSGKKQETPKTPTTPTTPTTPKFTSFPPAPVTTDSVRTKCRELLVAALQTDDDYKAIGANCEHLAAQIEDCIFQEFKSTDMKYKSRLRSRISNLKDQKNPDLRRNVLCGNISPERIATMTAEEMASAELKEMRKALTKESIREHQLSKVGGTETDMFVCGKCKGKNCTYTQVQTRSADEPMTTFVLCNECGNRWKFC; encoded by the exons ATGGTTAAAGATCAAGAGGTCGAGCGCATTGCTAAAAAGCTCGACAAGATGGTTAACAAGAAAAATACG gaTGGCGCAATTGATTTGCTGAAGGAGCTGAAAAACATCAAGATGTCTTTGGAGACGCTGCAG TCCACCAGGATCGGCATGTCGGTCAATGCAGTGAGGAAGCAGAGCACGGAGGAGGATGTGCAGAACTTGGCCAAGTCACTCATCAAATCATGGAAGAAACTGCTAA ACGGTTCTGACAGCAAAATgggggagaagaaaaaagactgTTCCCCTCTCACGTCATCCTCCAAGGACAGTCCGGGATCCAGCGATTTGAG TTCAGGCAAAAAGCAGGAAACACCGAAGACTCCCACCACCCCGACCACTCCGACCACCCCGAAATTCACCTCGTTCCCTCCGGCACCCGTCACCACCGACAGTGTTCGCACCAAGTGCAGAGAGCTCCTGGTTGCGGCTCTGCAAACAGACG atgattaCAAAGCAATTGGAGCAAATTGTGAGCACTTGGCAGCACAGATTGAAGATT GCATTTTCCAGGAGTTCAAGTCCACAGACATGAAGTACAAGAGTCGTCTGAGGAGCCGCATCTCCAACCTGAAGGACCAGAAAAACCCGGACCTGCGGCGCAACGTCTTGTGCGGGAACATCTCTCCTGAGAGAATTGCGACCATGACCGCAGAG GAAATGGCCAGCGCAGAGCtgaaggagatgaggaaggCCCTGACCAAGGAGTCCATCCGAGAGCACCAGCTCTCCAAAGTgggaggcacagagacagatatgTTCGTCTGTGGCAAATGCAAGGGGAAGAACTGCACCTACACCCAG GTACAGACACGCAGTGCTGATGAACCCATGACCACCTTCGTGCTTTGCAATGAATGTGGGAACAGGTGGAAG TTCTGTTAA
- the tcea2 gene encoding transcription elongation factor A protein 2 isoform X1: protein MVKDQEVERIAKKLDKMVNKKNTDGAIDLLKELKNIKMSLETLQVNFRCKFQPRLLSRILRVFVKCCVAQSTRIGMSVNAVRKQSTEEDVQNLAKSLIKSWKKLLNGSDSKMGEKKKDCSPLTSSSKDSPGSSDLSSGKKQETPKTPTTPTTPTTPKFTSFPPAPVTTDSVRTKCRELLVAALQTDDDYKAIGANCEHLAAQIEDCIFQEFKSTDMKYKSRLRSRISNLKDQKNPDLRRNVLCGNISPERIATMTAEEMASAELKEMRKALTKESIREHQLSKVGGTETDMFVCGKCKGKNCTYTQVQTRSADEPMTTFVLCNECGNRWKFC, encoded by the exons ATGGTTAAAGATCAAGAGGTCGAGCGCATTGCTAAAAAGCTCGACAAGATGGTTAACAAGAAAAATACG gaTGGCGCAATTGATTTGCTGAAGGAGCTGAAAAACATCAAGATGTCTTTGGAGACGCTGCAGGTGAATTTCAGGTGTAAATTTCAGCCGCGATTGTTGAGTCGCATACTGAGGGTCTTTGTAAAATGTTGTGTTGCACAGTCCACCAGGATCGGCATGTCGGTCAATGCAGTGAGGAAGCAGAGCACGGAGGAGGATGTGCAGAACTTGGCCAAGTCACTCATCAAATCATGGAAGAAACTGCTAA ACGGTTCTGACAGCAAAATgggggagaagaaaaaagactgTTCCCCTCTCACGTCATCCTCCAAGGACAGTCCGGGATCCAGCGATTTGAG TTCAGGCAAAAAGCAGGAAACACCGAAGACTCCCACCACCCCGACCACTCCGACCACCCCGAAATTCACCTCGTTCCCTCCGGCACCCGTCACCACCGACAGTGTTCGCACCAAGTGCAGAGAGCTCCTGGTTGCGGCTCTGCAAACAGACG atgattaCAAAGCAATTGGAGCAAATTGTGAGCACTTGGCAGCACAGATTGAAGATT GCATTTTCCAGGAGTTCAAGTCCACAGACATGAAGTACAAGAGTCGTCTGAGGAGCCGCATCTCCAACCTGAAGGACCAGAAAAACCCGGACCTGCGGCGCAACGTCTTGTGCGGGAACATCTCTCCTGAGAGAATTGCGACCATGACCGCAGAG GAAATGGCCAGCGCAGAGCtgaaggagatgaggaaggCCCTGACCAAGGAGTCCATCCGAGAGCACCAGCTCTCCAAAGTgggaggcacagagacagatatgTTCGTCTGTGGCAAATGCAAGGGGAAGAACTGCACCTACACCCAG GTACAGACACGCAGTGCTGATGAACCCATGACCACCTTCGTGCTTTGCAATGAATGTGGGAACAGGTGGAAG TTCTGTTAA